One Channa argus isolate prfri chromosome 15, Channa argus male v1.0, whole genome shotgun sequence DNA segment encodes these proteins:
- the brd4 gene encoding bromodomain-containing protein 4 isoform X2, with translation MGDGLDAAQMSSSSSSSSQAQAQSMGNPPPPEYINPSRPKRQTNQLQFLLKVVVKALWKHQFAWPFHAPVDAVKLNLPDYYTIIQNPMDMGTIKKRLENSYYWNAQECIQDFNTMFTNCYIYNKGGDDIVLMAEALEKVFLQKVTEMPQEETEIVVMTGKGRGRGRRDAGLNLKPGAIIDSSSTTPQTRGLSNLSTVQQTRGPVQGPPSLPPQPLIQALPSHIPPLLPNHAPQLGAPYSLGQPDCPPQVPIMTSVPTPAQTSLPPASIQSTASMVQNSITMTKQRKSQKRKADTTTPTTNDQLSESSPADSKSGKTLPRRESGRPTKLIKKDAPDSQHHIGMGIGLGGPSGGHSPKPQDQLGYCASLVRDMLSKKHAAYAWPFYKPVDVDALGLHDYHDIIKHPMDLSTIKVKLENKQYREPQEFAADVRLMFSNCYKYNPPDHEVVAMARKLQDVFEMRFAKMPDEPESKPLVSAPAPPLHHPAPVKPQPPLAHVASSSDSSSDSSSESESSTDDSEEERAQRLAELQEQLKAVHEQLAALSQPQTSKPKRKEKEKKEKKKDKHKKKGSMPGLVDDMQDATPVSQLSKKTKTSNNNKDIVNKKKNSKKEGMKNNHPSNLQPIPSLEDELVVAGSSAIGEKCKPMTYEEKRQLSLDINKLPGDKLGRVVHIIQSREPSLKNSNPDEIEIDFETLKPSTLRELERYVSSCLRKKKKVPVEKAVESMASSKKTGSSSESSGSSSDSEAEGPGIIKHQKKKGQSVKEGKKMHPHIQSGPGHAGLQPQPVGLQSTSQIKQQQQPSPVGFMAPAVAALESSQLLETGFDTLPPFGQPLMHLSHHPGNSSSPPHISAQSAGPVSPETHPFLNQHPILPSPALHSSMPQQPSRPSHKAAPLHPKPPQQQPVPPQPQPTMLQQQQLQQQQQQQQQQQQQQQQQQQHQQQQHQQQQPQQQQQLQLQSQSGVPPQHQLSSQILHPPQPLHQRPISPPTLTPQGLLSSQPPQMLLEDDEESGSTTPLKQVHLYLQQFQQARQPQQTMQALQAQARQQQQQQQQQHQTGQTSLLQSAPGQSQISSQTVLPPPQLSVQSQPQQSLQSPPQQIPLHQARHMTHTQPQQQQAQQHTQQQQLNYQQAAGIAGQSQVSQHKVPMPTNKAQQIIPQQQQEQPSPRPTKADPYNTGHLRDNPSPLMMHSPQLPQYPPVSHQSPPHNMQPKKQRAPGSQGGLKEEKLPPSPVMRGEPFNPAMRPDYHKPPESKSSQSSHSQQNVKSTDSSRPIIRSSEPSGQLSSLQDKDKFKQESKVPIGPKKVQDVKLKNMGSWASLAQKSTSTPLSAVKSSSDSFEQFRRAAREKEEREKALKAQAEQAEKDRLRREQDKLRGRDEEDIIEPTRRVHEEPRRRLEQQQQQQQQQQIQAPSQQQQQQQQQQQQQPQPEPQLSAIQQPPQPPTPPQSTTQNSLDQQRELARRREQERRRREAMAATIDMNFQSDLMAIFEENLF, from the exons ATGGGGGACGGCCTGGATGCAGCGCAGATGTcgagtagcagcagtagcagtagccaGGCCCAGGCCCAATCAATGGGTAACCCTCCACCCCCAGAGTATATTAACCCCAGCAGGCCAAAGCGCCAGACTAATCAGCTGCAGTTCCTGCTCAAGGTGGTAGTGAAGGCCTTGTGGAAACACCAATTTGCCTGGCCCTTTCATGCACCAGTGGATGCAGTCAAACTTAACCTGCCT GACTACTACACAATAATCCAAAATCCTATGGACATGGGAACAATCAAGAAAAGGCTTGAGAACAGTTACTACTGGAATGCCCAAGAATGTATCCAAGACTTCAACACAATGTTTACCAACTGCTACATATACAACAAG GGTGGAGATGACATAGTCTTAATGGCTGAAGCTCTAGAGAAGGTTTTCCTCCAAAAGGTCACAGAAATGCCTCAGGAAGAAACGGAGATTGTTGTCATGACAGGGAAAGGACGTGGCCGGGGCCGGAGAGATGCAG GTCTGAACTTGAAACCAGGGGCAATTATTGATTCTTCGTCCACAACTCCTCAAACACGTGGTCTTTCAAACCTCTCAACAGTACAGCAGACCAGAGGACCAGTGCAGGGTCCACCTTCACTACCTCCCCAGCCTTTGATACAGGCACTGCCGTCCCATATTCCCCCGCTGTTACCTAACCATGCCCCACAGCTCGGAGCTCCCTACTCCCTGGGTCAGCCAGACTGTCCTCCTCAAGTTCCCATCATGACTTCTGTGCCTACCCCTGCTCAAACCTCCCTTCCCCCAGCATCGATTCAGAGCACTGCCTCTATGGTGCAGAACTCTATCACCATGACCAAA CAAAGAAAGAgccagaaaagaaaagcagacacTACAACGCCTACAACAAACGATCAACTGAGTGAGTCTTCACCAGCAGACTCCAAATCTGGGAAGACTTTGCCAAGACGAGAGAGTGGCAGACCTACTAAACTTATTAAGAAGGATGCCCCAGACTCTCAGCATCACATAGGAATGGGGATCGGACTTGGTGGACCAAGCGGAGGTCATAGCCCCAAACCACAGGATCAACTGGGATATTGTGCTAGTCTGGTCAGGGATATGTTGTCCAAGAAGCATGCTGCTTACGCCTGGCCATTCTACAAACCTGTTGATGTGGATGCACTGGGTCTACATGATTACCATGATATTATTAAACACCCCATGGACCTCAGCACCATTAag GTAAAGCTGGAGAACAAGCAATATCGGGAACCCCAGGAGTTTGCCGCTGATGTGCGATTAATGTTTTCCAACTGCTACAAGTATAATCCACCAGATCATGAGGTGGTGGCTATGGCGCGCAAATTACAG gACGTCTTTGAGATGCGCTTTGCTAAGATGCCAGATGAACCTGAGAGCAAGCCTCTGGTTTCCgccccagctcctcctcttcaccATCCTGCCCCTGTTAAACCCCAGCCTCCTTTGGCCCATGTCGCCTCATCTTCAGACAGCTCCAGTGACTCTTCCTCTGAGTCGGAGTCTTCCACAGATGACTCTGAAGAAGAGAGAGCCCAAAGGTTGGCAGAACTCCAGGAGCAG TTAAAGGCTGTCCACGAGCAGCTGGCTGCCCTGTCCCAACCACAAACCAGCAaaccaaagagaaaagagaaggaaaagaaagagaagaaaaaagataagCATAAGAAAAAAGGAAGCATGCCTGGCCTTGTAGATGATATGCAGGATGCAACACCTGTTTCTCAGCTTTCAAAAAAGACCAAGACcagtaacaacaacaaagacattgttaacaagaaaaaaaacag TAAAAAGGAGGGGATGAAGAACAATCATCCCTCCAACCTGCAGCCGATTCCCAGCCTGGAAGATGAGCTGGTTGTAGCTGGGTCATCAGCTATAGGGGAAAAATGTAAGCCTATGACTTATGAGGAGAAGAGGCAGCTAAGTTTGGACATCAACAAGCTTCCTGGTGATAAACTTGGCCGTGTAGTGCATATTATCCAGTCCAGAGAGCCCTCACTCAAAAACTCTAACCCCGATGAGATTGAGATTGACTTTGAAACTCTAAAGCCCTCCACACTGCGTGAACTAGAAAGATATGTGTCTTCCTGCCTTCgcaagaagaaaaaggttccAG TTGAGAAGGCTGTAGAGTCCATGGCCAGCTCCAAAAAGACTGGCTCGTCATCTGAGAGCAGTGGCTCCAGCTCAGATAGTGAAGCTGAAGGCCCAG gaATAATAAAACATCAGAAGAAGAAGGGCCAATCTgtaaaggaaggaaagaagatgCATCCTCACATTCAGAGTGGCCCTGGACATGCTGGGCTTCAACCCCAGCCTGTAGGCCTTCAGTCCACCAGTCagataaagcagcagcagcagccatctCCTGTGGGTTTTATGGCCCCGGCTGTAGCTGCTCTGGAGTCTTCACAGTTACTGGAGACTGGCTTTGATACCCTGCCTCCATTCGGCCAGCCTCTCATGCATCTTTCCCACCATCCAGGCAACTCCTCCTCACCTCCACACATCAGTGCTCAGTCTGCAGGGCCAGTCTCTCCTGAGACCCACCCCTTCCTTAACCAGCATCCCATCCTCCCATCTCCCG CCTTGCACAGTTCTATGCCTCAGCAGCCTTCTCGACCCAGTCACAAGGCAGCACCTCTTCATCCCAAGCCCCCTCAGCAGCAACCTGTACCTCCTCAGCCACAGCCAACaatgctgcagcagcaacagctgcagcagcagcagcaacaacaacaacaacaacaacaacaacaacaacaacaacaacaacatcaacaacaacaacatcaacagcagcagccgcagcagcagcagcagctccagctccagtcCCAGTCAGGAGTGCCACCACAGCACCAGCTCTCCTCTCAGATCCTCCACCCTCCTCAGCCTCTGCACCAACGTCCCATATCCCCCCCAACGCTCACACCCCAGGGTTTGCTGTCTTCTCAGCCACCCCAGATGCTGTTGGAAGATGACGAAGAATCAGGGTCAACAACGCCTTTGAAACAAGTACATTTGTATCTACAGCAGTTCCAGCAAGCACGTCAGCCCCAGCAAACCATGCAGGCACTCCAGGCGCAGGCTcgtcagcaacagcagcaacagcaacagcaacaccaAACAGGACAGACCTCTCTTCTGCAGTCTGCCCCAGGACAATCTCAAATCTCTTCTCAGACAGTGTTGCCTCCTCCCCAGCTCTCTGTTCAGTCCCAGCCTCAGCAATCACTTCAGTCCCCACCCCAACAGATACCCCTACACCAGGCCCGTCACATGACACATACACAGCCGCAACAACAACAggcacagcaacacacacaacagcagcaactgAACTACCAGCAGGCTGCTGGGATAGCTGGTCAGTCCCAGGTATCACAACACAAGGTTCCTATGCCTAccaacaaagcacagcagatTATCCCGCAGCAACAGCAAGAGCAGCCCTCCCCTAGGCCAACCAAGGCTGACCCTTATAACACAG GTCACTTGCGGGACAATCCATCCCCTCTCATGATGCATTCTCCACAACTTCCCCAGTATCCACCTGTGTCCCACCAGTCTCCACCTCATAACATGCAGCCCAAAAAG CAGAGGGCCCCTGGGAGCCAAGGTGGGTTAAAGGAAGAGAAACTTCCTCCATCACCAGTGATGAGAGGAGAGCCTTTTAACCCTGCAATGCGACCAGACTATCACAAACCTCCTGAAAGCAAGTCTTCTCAGTCAAGTCACAGCCAGCAGA ATGTGAAGTCCACAGACAGCTCACGACCTATCATCCGCTCCTCTGAGCCCAGTGGACAACTGTCCTCTCTGCAAGACAAGGATAAGTTTAAGCAGGAGTCCAAGGTGCCCATTGGTCCCAAAAAGGTACAG gaTGTGAAACTAAAGAATATGGGCTCATGGGCAAGTCTGGCCCAGAAGTCCACATCTACGCCCTTATCTGCAGTAAAATCATCAAGTGATAGTTTTGAACAGTTCCGTCGTGCTGCCCGCGAGAAAGAGGAAAGGGAGAAGGCCCTAAAGGCCCAAGCTGAGCAGGCGGAAAAAGACAGACTACGCAGAGAACAGGACAAATTACG AGGTCGAGATGAAGAGGACATTATCGAGCCTACCAGAAGGGTGCACGAGGAGCCGCGCAGGCgcctggagcagcagcagcagcagcagcagcagcagcaaatccAAGCTCCttcacagcaacagcaacaacagcagcagcagcagcagcagcaacctcAACCGGAGCCGCAGCTGAGTGCAATTCAGCAGCCTCCTCAACCCCCCACACCTCCTCAGTCCACCACACAGAACTCACTAGACCAACAGAGAGAGCTAGCTCGCCgcagagagcaggagaggaggaggcGAGAAGCG ATGGCAGCAACTATTGACATGAACTTCCAAAGTGACCTAATGGCTATCTTTGAGGAGAACCTGTTTTGA
- the brd4 gene encoding bromodomain-containing protein 4 isoform X1, with translation MDYKMHAKSNDLLDFQKLDALLEKIAHSVSVKRESSEECNGISSTLSVESVPGPRLNWCPANTTTPAPAAAAALGPEPTPNLLRMGDGLDAAQMSSSSSSSSQAQAQSMGNPPPPEYINPSRPKRQTNQLQFLLKVVVKALWKHQFAWPFHAPVDAVKLNLPDYYTIIQNPMDMGTIKKRLENSYYWNAQECIQDFNTMFTNCYIYNKGGDDIVLMAEALEKVFLQKVTEMPQEETEIVVMTGKGRGRGRRDAGLNLKPGAIIDSSSTTPQTRGLSNLSTVQQTRGPVQGPPSLPPQPLIQALPSHIPPLLPNHAPQLGAPYSLGQPDCPPQVPIMTSVPTPAQTSLPPASIQSTASMVQNSITMTKQRKSQKRKADTTTPTTNDQLSESSPADSKSGKTLPRRESGRPTKLIKKDAPDSQHHIGMGIGLGGPSGGHSPKPQDQLGYCASLVRDMLSKKHAAYAWPFYKPVDVDALGLHDYHDIIKHPMDLSTIKVKLENKQYREPQEFAADVRLMFSNCYKYNPPDHEVVAMARKLQDVFEMRFAKMPDEPESKPLVSAPAPPLHHPAPVKPQPPLAHVASSSDSSSDSSSESESSTDDSEEERAQRLAELQEQLKAVHEQLAALSQPQTSKPKRKEKEKKEKKKDKHKKKGSMPGLVDDMQDATPVSQLSKKTKTSNNNKDIVNKKKNSKKEGMKNNHPSNLQPIPSLEDELVVAGSSAIGEKCKPMTYEEKRQLSLDINKLPGDKLGRVVHIIQSREPSLKNSNPDEIEIDFETLKPSTLRELERYVSSCLRKKKKVPVEKAVESMASSKKTGSSSESSGSSSDSEAEGPGIIKHQKKKGQSVKEGKKMHPHIQSGPGHAGLQPQPVGLQSTSQIKQQQQPSPVGFMAPAVAALESSQLLETGFDTLPPFGQPLMHLSHHPGNSSSPPHISAQSAGPVSPETHPFLNQHPILPSPALHSSMPQQPSRPSHKAAPLHPKPPQQQPVPPQPQPTMLQQQQLQQQQQQQQQQQQQQQQQQQHQQQQHQQQQPQQQQQLQLQSQSGVPPQHQLSSQILHPPQPLHQRPISPPTLTPQGLLSSQPPQMLLEDDEESGSTTPLKQVHLYLQQFQQARQPQQTMQALQAQARQQQQQQQQQHQTGQTSLLQSAPGQSQISSQTVLPPPQLSVQSQPQQSLQSPPQQIPLHQARHMTHTQPQQQQAQQHTQQQQLNYQQAAGIAGQSQVSQHKVPMPTNKAQQIIPQQQQEQPSPRPTKADPYNTGHLRDNPSPLMMHSPQLPQYPPVSHQSPPHNMQPKKQRAPGSQGGLKEEKLPPSPVMRGEPFNPAMRPDYHKPPESKSSQSSHSQQNVKSTDSSRPIIRSSEPSGQLSSLQDKDKFKQESKVPIGPKKVQDVKLKNMGSWASLAQKSTSTPLSAVKSSSDSFEQFRRAAREKEEREKALKAQAEQAEKDRLRREQDKLRGRDEEDIIEPTRRVHEEPRRRLEQQQQQQQQQQIQAPSQQQQQQQQQQQQQPQPEPQLSAIQQPPQPPTPPQSTTQNSLDQQRELARRREQERRRREAMAATIDMNFQSDLMAIFEENLF, from the exons aGAATCCAGTGAGGAGTGCAATGGGATCAGCAGTACTCTGTCAGTGGAGTCCGTGCCAGGGCCAAGACTAAATTGGTGTCCTGCCAACACCACTACCCCTgcccctgctgcagctgctgctctggGGCCAGAGCCCACGCCCAACCTTCTTAGAATGGGGGACGGCCTGGATGCAGCGCAGATGTcgagtagcagcagtagcagtagccaGGCCCAGGCCCAATCAATGGGTAACCCTCCACCCCCAGAGTATATTAACCCCAGCAGGCCAAAGCGCCAGACTAATCAGCTGCAGTTCCTGCTCAAGGTGGTAGTGAAGGCCTTGTGGAAACACCAATTTGCCTGGCCCTTTCATGCACCAGTGGATGCAGTCAAACTTAACCTGCCT GACTACTACACAATAATCCAAAATCCTATGGACATGGGAACAATCAAGAAAAGGCTTGAGAACAGTTACTACTGGAATGCCCAAGAATGTATCCAAGACTTCAACACAATGTTTACCAACTGCTACATATACAACAAG GGTGGAGATGACATAGTCTTAATGGCTGAAGCTCTAGAGAAGGTTTTCCTCCAAAAGGTCACAGAAATGCCTCAGGAAGAAACGGAGATTGTTGTCATGACAGGGAAAGGACGTGGCCGGGGCCGGAGAGATGCAG GTCTGAACTTGAAACCAGGGGCAATTATTGATTCTTCGTCCACAACTCCTCAAACACGTGGTCTTTCAAACCTCTCAACAGTACAGCAGACCAGAGGACCAGTGCAGGGTCCACCTTCACTACCTCCCCAGCCTTTGATACAGGCACTGCCGTCCCATATTCCCCCGCTGTTACCTAACCATGCCCCACAGCTCGGAGCTCCCTACTCCCTGGGTCAGCCAGACTGTCCTCCTCAAGTTCCCATCATGACTTCTGTGCCTACCCCTGCTCAAACCTCCCTTCCCCCAGCATCGATTCAGAGCACTGCCTCTATGGTGCAGAACTCTATCACCATGACCAAA CAAAGAAAGAgccagaaaagaaaagcagacacTACAACGCCTACAACAAACGATCAACTGAGTGAGTCTTCACCAGCAGACTCCAAATCTGGGAAGACTTTGCCAAGACGAGAGAGTGGCAGACCTACTAAACTTATTAAGAAGGATGCCCCAGACTCTCAGCATCACATAGGAATGGGGATCGGACTTGGTGGACCAAGCGGAGGTCATAGCCCCAAACCACAGGATCAACTGGGATATTGTGCTAGTCTGGTCAGGGATATGTTGTCCAAGAAGCATGCTGCTTACGCCTGGCCATTCTACAAACCTGTTGATGTGGATGCACTGGGTCTACATGATTACCATGATATTATTAAACACCCCATGGACCTCAGCACCATTAag GTAAAGCTGGAGAACAAGCAATATCGGGAACCCCAGGAGTTTGCCGCTGATGTGCGATTAATGTTTTCCAACTGCTACAAGTATAATCCACCAGATCATGAGGTGGTGGCTATGGCGCGCAAATTACAG gACGTCTTTGAGATGCGCTTTGCTAAGATGCCAGATGAACCTGAGAGCAAGCCTCTGGTTTCCgccccagctcctcctcttcaccATCCTGCCCCTGTTAAACCCCAGCCTCCTTTGGCCCATGTCGCCTCATCTTCAGACAGCTCCAGTGACTCTTCCTCTGAGTCGGAGTCTTCCACAGATGACTCTGAAGAAGAGAGAGCCCAAAGGTTGGCAGAACTCCAGGAGCAG TTAAAGGCTGTCCACGAGCAGCTGGCTGCCCTGTCCCAACCACAAACCAGCAaaccaaagagaaaagagaaggaaaagaaagagaagaaaaaagataagCATAAGAAAAAAGGAAGCATGCCTGGCCTTGTAGATGATATGCAGGATGCAACACCTGTTTCTCAGCTTTCAAAAAAGACCAAGACcagtaacaacaacaaagacattgttaacaagaaaaaaaacag TAAAAAGGAGGGGATGAAGAACAATCATCCCTCCAACCTGCAGCCGATTCCCAGCCTGGAAGATGAGCTGGTTGTAGCTGGGTCATCAGCTATAGGGGAAAAATGTAAGCCTATGACTTATGAGGAGAAGAGGCAGCTAAGTTTGGACATCAACAAGCTTCCTGGTGATAAACTTGGCCGTGTAGTGCATATTATCCAGTCCAGAGAGCCCTCACTCAAAAACTCTAACCCCGATGAGATTGAGATTGACTTTGAAACTCTAAAGCCCTCCACACTGCGTGAACTAGAAAGATATGTGTCTTCCTGCCTTCgcaagaagaaaaaggttccAG TTGAGAAGGCTGTAGAGTCCATGGCCAGCTCCAAAAAGACTGGCTCGTCATCTGAGAGCAGTGGCTCCAGCTCAGATAGTGAAGCTGAAGGCCCAG gaATAATAAAACATCAGAAGAAGAAGGGCCAATCTgtaaaggaaggaaagaagatgCATCCTCACATTCAGAGTGGCCCTGGACATGCTGGGCTTCAACCCCAGCCTGTAGGCCTTCAGTCCACCAGTCagataaagcagcagcagcagccatctCCTGTGGGTTTTATGGCCCCGGCTGTAGCTGCTCTGGAGTCTTCACAGTTACTGGAGACTGGCTTTGATACCCTGCCTCCATTCGGCCAGCCTCTCATGCATCTTTCCCACCATCCAGGCAACTCCTCCTCACCTCCACACATCAGTGCTCAGTCTGCAGGGCCAGTCTCTCCTGAGACCCACCCCTTCCTTAACCAGCATCCCATCCTCCCATCTCCCG CCTTGCACAGTTCTATGCCTCAGCAGCCTTCTCGACCCAGTCACAAGGCAGCACCTCTTCATCCCAAGCCCCCTCAGCAGCAACCTGTACCTCCTCAGCCACAGCCAACaatgctgcagcagcaacagctgcagcagcagcagcaacaacaacaacaacaacaacaacaacaacaacaacaacaacaacatcaacaacaacaacatcaacagcagcagccgcagcagcagcagcagctccagctccagtcCCAGTCAGGAGTGCCACCACAGCACCAGCTCTCCTCTCAGATCCTCCACCCTCCTCAGCCTCTGCACCAACGTCCCATATCCCCCCCAACGCTCACACCCCAGGGTTTGCTGTCTTCTCAGCCACCCCAGATGCTGTTGGAAGATGACGAAGAATCAGGGTCAACAACGCCTTTGAAACAAGTACATTTGTATCTACAGCAGTTCCAGCAAGCACGTCAGCCCCAGCAAACCATGCAGGCACTCCAGGCGCAGGCTcgtcagcaacagcagcaacagcaacagcaacaccaAACAGGACAGACCTCTCTTCTGCAGTCTGCCCCAGGACAATCTCAAATCTCTTCTCAGACAGTGTTGCCTCCTCCCCAGCTCTCTGTTCAGTCCCAGCCTCAGCAATCACTTCAGTCCCCACCCCAACAGATACCCCTACACCAGGCCCGTCACATGACACATACACAGCCGCAACAACAACAggcacagcaacacacacaacagcagcaactgAACTACCAGCAGGCTGCTGGGATAGCTGGTCAGTCCCAGGTATCACAACACAAGGTTCCTATGCCTAccaacaaagcacagcagatTATCCCGCAGCAACAGCAAGAGCAGCCCTCCCCTAGGCCAACCAAGGCTGACCCTTATAACACAG GTCACTTGCGGGACAATCCATCCCCTCTCATGATGCATTCTCCACAACTTCCCCAGTATCCACCTGTGTCCCACCAGTCTCCACCTCATAACATGCAGCCCAAAAAG CAGAGGGCCCCTGGGAGCCAAGGTGGGTTAAAGGAAGAGAAACTTCCTCCATCACCAGTGATGAGAGGAGAGCCTTTTAACCCTGCAATGCGACCAGACTATCACAAACCTCCTGAAAGCAAGTCTTCTCAGTCAAGTCACAGCCAGCAGA ATGTGAAGTCCACAGACAGCTCACGACCTATCATCCGCTCCTCTGAGCCCAGTGGACAACTGTCCTCTCTGCAAGACAAGGATAAGTTTAAGCAGGAGTCCAAGGTGCCCATTGGTCCCAAAAAGGTACAG gaTGTGAAACTAAAGAATATGGGCTCATGGGCAAGTCTGGCCCAGAAGTCCACATCTACGCCCTTATCTGCAGTAAAATCATCAAGTGATAGTTTTGAACAGTTCCGTCGTGCTGCCCGCGAGAAAGAGGAAAGGGAGAAGGCCCTAAAGGCCCAAGCTGAGCAGGCGGAAAAAGACAGACTACGCAGAGAACAGGACAAATTACG AGGTCGAGATGAAGAGGACATTATCGAGCCTACCAGAAGGGTGCACGAGGAGCCGCGCAGGCgcctggagcagcagcagcagcagcagcagcagcagcaaatccAAGCTCCttcacagcaacagcaacaacagcagcagcagcagcagcagcaacctcAACCGGAGCCGCAGCTGAGTGCAATTCAGCAGCCTCCTCAACCCCCCACACCTCCTCAGTCCACCACACAGAACTCACTAGACCAACAGAGAGAGCTAGCTCGCCgcagagagcaggagaggaggaggcGAGAAGCG ATGGCAGCAACTATTGACATGAACTTCCAAAGTGACCTAATGGCTATCTTTGAGGAGAACCTGTTTTGA